GGATGATGTTCTGGATCTGAGGTGTCCCGGGCAACATCGACATCACGAAAGTCGCGACTCCGAAGAAATAGATTCCGGGGAACAGGTGCCAGGAGAGGTCTATTTCCTTGAACAGCGGACGCGCGATCGGCACGATGACGAAGAGGATGACGAATACGCTGACGCCACCATAGCCGAGCAAACCGCAAACCGCAACGATGGCCATCGCGACGTGGAGTTGCTTGGATTTCCCTGTCAACTTCAGCAAGAAGTCTGCGATCTTCTGGGCTGCACCGCTGTCTTCCATGACCTTGCCGAAGATCGTTCCCAGCAAGAAGAGGAAGAAGAACTTCATGGCAAAGGAACTGAACCCCTTCATATAGGTGTCGTTCAGCCCCGTCAGCAGATCGACCCGGGAGAAGGCCAGCACAATCATCGCGGCAAGCGGCGCGATGAGGATGATCGACCATCCCCGCAAAGCCAGCGTGATCAGTGTGGCGAGCCCCAGGACGATTCCAAGAATACTCAGCAGTTGCGGGTCCATATTGTTTCCATGCTTTGTTTTTCTGTCTGTTCGGCGGTCCAGCCAGAGGTGGGTGAGATGCCATGAGCAGCCGGTTGCTCAGGTGACGGTGAAGACGCCGTCGCCCATCGCCTTGCGCAAGCCGAATAGCTAGAGGCGATCCTGCGACGTCATGTTCGCTTTCGGATCCTTCCTGTGCCCTCAGCGCCGCGCGTCGCGGATCGCCTGCACGGCTTCCGGGTTGACCAGGGTGCTCAGGTCGCCTGCGTCCTCGCCGAGCCAAGCGGAACGGACGACGCGACGCATCAGCTTCATGTTGCGGGTGCGCGGCAGGTCGGGCACGAACACCACGTCAGCGGGCTTGAAGGCGCCACCCAGCCCTGCGGTCACGGCGGCCGACAAGATCTTGACCGCCGACTCCTGATCGGTCTTGGGCCGTGCGACGCACAGGCAGACCACGGCCGTACCCTTGATGGGATCTGGCACGCCGATGGTGACGGCGTCCTCCAGCAATCCCGTGGCCATCAGCAGCGCCTCGATCTCGGAAGGCCCGGTACGCTTGCCCGCGATCTTGAGCGTGTCGTCGGAGCGGCCGTGCACATACCACATGCCGTCGATATCGCGACTCGCGAAGTCGCCGTGCACCCACAGGTCGGGCAGGCGCGACCAGTAGCTGTCCAGGTAGCGCTGGCGGTCGTGCCAAAGGCCGCGCGTCAGGCCGATCGTGGGCGTGCGCATCACTAGCTCGCCGGTCACGCCCACGGCGACGGATTCGCCACTGTTCGCGTCAACCACATCGGCACCCGTCCCCGGCACGGCGCCGGCGAACGCACAGGGCTTGAGCGGATGGATCACGGTGCCGGTCAGGATGCCGCCCATTTCGGTGCCGCCAGAAAAGTTGAGCAGCGGCACGCGGCCCTTGCCGATGCGCTCGAAGGTCCAGTGCCAGGCCTCGGGCGTCCAGGGCTCGCCGGTGGAAATCATCACGCGCAGTGAGCTGAGATCGCGCTCGGCCAACGTCGCGTCAGGAAGTTGCATCGACAGGCGCGCGATCGTCGGCGCCAGGCCCAGGTAGCTGATGCGATGGCGCTCGACCAGACGCCACAGCCGGTCGGGTTGCGGGTAGTTGGGCGCGCCTTCGGCCAGTACCACCGTCGCGCCGACCAGAAGGCCGCCGAACACCAGCATCGGGCCAACCAGCCAGCCCATGTCCGACATCCACAGGAAGCGGTCGCCTGCCTTCAGGTCCATGCAGATCGACAGGTCCAGCGCGGTCTTGATCGGAAAGCCGCAGTGCGAGTGCACGACGCCCTTCGGCTTGCCGCTGGTGCCCGAGGTGAACATCAGCAAGAAGGGATCGTCGGCCGGCATGGACTCCGTCGGCACGGCGGCGACGTCGCCCGGCGCGCCAGCAGTCATCTCTTGCCAGTCGTGATCACGGCCCGGCATCCAGTCGCGTTCCGTGTATTGCGTCTTCAGATGGTTCAGCACCACCACGTGGCGCACGCCGGGGCATTGGGCCACCGCCTGATCGACGACCGGCTTCGCGCCGACCGGCTTGCCGCGGCGCAGCGAGGCATCGACGGTGATGACGGCCACCGCCCGGCCGTCGGTCAGGCGCTGCGTGATGGCGTCAGCGCCGAAGCCCGAGAACATCGGCAGCACGATGGCGCCGATCTTCGCCACGGCCAGCATGGCGGCGGCGGCATGCGGGAGGTTGGGCAGGTACATGCCGACCACGTCGCCACGACCGAGCCCCAAGCTGCGCAGGCTCCACGCCAGGCGGCAGGTCTCGCGGTCCAGATCGGCAAAGGTCCAGGTGGTCACCACGCCGTCTTCGCCCTCCCATACCAGCGCGGTCTGCTCGTAGGCCTCGGTGCCCCGCCGCCGGTCGAGACAGTTGATCACCACGTTGGTCTCGCCGCCCACGCACCAGTGCGCGAAGGGCTTGCCCTCGCCGAGGTCCAGCACCCGCTCGTAGGGGCGCTCGAAGCGGTAGTCGAGGAAGCGGATCAGCGCGTCGTGAAACCACGCCGGGTCCTGGCTCGCGCGCTCGTTCAGCGCCTCGAAGCTATCGACACCCAGCGCGCGCATGAAGCGGGTCAGGTTGGCCTGTTCGACCATCGCGGCGTCGGGCCGCCAGACGATGCCGGAGGAGGTGGAGTTGTCGACTTGCATGGTGCGCCATCCGATCGAGAGGTAAAGAAGCGTCGCGTTGGCCGCGACTTCAGTTGAACGCCGCGATCCCCGTGATCGCGCGCCCCAGGATCAGCGCATGCACGTCGTGCGTGCCCTCGTAGGTGTTCACGACTTCCAGGTTCACCAGATGGCGCGCGACGCCGAACTCGTCGCTGATGCCGTTGCCGCCCATCATGTCGCGCGCGGTGCGGGCGATGTCCAGCGACTTGCCGCAGCTGTTGCGCTTGACGATGGAGGTGAGTTCGACCGCGGCCTGGCCCTCGTCCTTCATTCTTCCCAGCCGCAGGCACCCCTGCAGCCCGAGCGTGATCTCGGTCAGCATGTCGGCGAGCTTTTTCTGGATCAGCTGGTTGGCCGCCAGCGGGCGGCCGAACTGCTTGCGGTCGAGCACGTACTGGCGCGCACGCTGGTAGCAGTCCTCGGCGGCGCCCAAGGCGCCCCAGGCGATGCCGTAGCGGGCGGAATTGAGGCAGGTGAACGGCCCTTTGAGGCCGCGCACTTCGGGAAACGCGTTTTCCTCGGGGCAGAACACCTCGTCCATCACGACTTCACCGGTAATGGAGGCGCGCAGGCCGACCTTGCCGTGGATGGCGGGGGCCGAGAGGCCCTTGGCGCCTTTGTCGAGCACGAAGCCGCGGATCTGCCCACCCTCGTCTTTGGCCCAGACGACGAAGACGTCGGCGATCGGGCTGTTGCTGATCCACATCTTGCTGCCCGAGAGGGAATAGCCGCCTTGGACCTTCTTCGCCCGGGTGATCATGCTGCCCGGGTCCGAGCCGTGGTTCGGTTCGGTCAGGCCGAAGCACCCTATCCATTCGCCTGTGGCCAGCTTGGGCAGGTATTTCTGTTTGGTCGCTGCGGTGCCGAATGAGTGGATCGGCACCATGACGAGGGAGGATTGCACGCTCATCATCGAGCGGTAGCCGGAGTCGACGCGCTCGACTTCGCGCGCGATCAGGCCGTAGCTGACGTAATTGAGGCCGGCGCCGCCGTATTGCTCGGGAATCGTCGGGCCCAACAGGCCGAGCGCGCCCATTTCGCGGAAGATGGCCGGGTCGGTCTGCTCGTTGCGGAATGCCTGCTGCACGCGCGGCAGGAGCTTTTCCTGGCAATACGTGTGGGCGGCATCCTGTACGGCGCGTTCGTCGGCGCTGAGCTGCGCGCGCAGGGACAGCGGATCGTCCCAGGAGAAGGTGTTGCGGCTGGAAGCCATGTGAATCTCCTAGTCCTGGTTCATCAGCTCGCGGCCGACGATGATCTGCTGGATCTGGGTGGTGCCTTCATAGAGGCGAAGCAGGCGGACGTCGCGGTAGAAGCGCTCCACCGGGTACTCGTTGATGTAGCCCGAGCCGCCATGTACCTGCACGCCGCGGTCGGCCACGCGGCCGGCCATTTCGGTGCAGAAGAGCTTGGCGCACGAGACGCGCATCGAAACGTCAGGGTCCGACACGTGCGCGGGCTTCTGGTCGAAGCGATGCGCGACCTCGCGCACCAGGGCCCATCCGGCAAGCAGTTCGGCCTGGCTGTCGGCAAGCATGGCTTGGATGAGTTGGAACTCGCCCAGACGCTTGCCGAACTGCTTGCGCTCGCGGGCGTAGCGGGCCGATTCGTCGAGCACGCGCTGCGCGATGCCGCAGGCCACGGCCGAGATGTTCAGACGCCCGCGGTCGAGCACCTTCATCGCGGTCTTGAATCCCTGGCCGGGCACACCGCCGATGATGTCGGCCGCCGGCACGCGCACGTTCTCGAGGATCACGTCGCAGGTCATCGTGCCGCGCTGCCCCATCTTCTTGTCCTTCTTGCCGAGCTTGATGCCGGGCAGGTCGGCGGGGACGATGAAGGCCGAGACGCCGGAAGCTCCCGGCCCGCCGGTGCGTGCCATCAGCGTAAAGGCCCCGGCACGTGGCGCGTTGGTGATGAACCGCTTGGTGCCGTTGAGCACGTAGTGGTCACCGTCGGCACCTGTCACCAGCTTCGCGCTCGTCTTCAGTGCCGCGGCGTCCGACCCGGCGTCGGGCTCGGTCAGTGCAAAGGACATGACCAGCGCGCCGCTGGCGACACGGGGCAGGTAGTCGGCCTTCTGCTCAGGCGTGCCGTCCATCAGGATGCCCTGCGAGCCGATGCCGATGTTAGTGCCGAACACCGAGCGGAAGGCCGGCGCGGTGCGGCCCAGCTCGAAGTTCACCTGCACCTCCTGGCTGACCGACAGGCCGATGCCACCGAACTCCTCCGGCACCGTGAGGCCGAACAGGCCCAGTTCCTTCATCGCTTCGACCAGTTCAGGCGGCACTTCATCGTGCTCCTCCAGGTGGTTCTCGGCGGGCACCAGTTGCTCGCGCACGAAGCGCTGCACGGTGGATAGCAGAATATCGAAGGACTCGTCGTCGAGTGCCATGATCATGTTCTCTTAGCGTTAGATGGGTGGCTCGATCACTCGGGGGCGCCGCCTACTTCGCGTACTTGCGGAACTCCGGTTTGCGTTTTTCCTGGAAGGCCTTGACGCCTTCGCGCGACTCATCGGTGTCGTAATACAGCTTCAGCGCATACATGCCCATACCGGCAATGCCGGCCTGGTGCGCGGTGTCCATGTTGAAGGAGCGCTTGGCGATGGCCAGTGCTGTCGGGCTTTTTTCCATGATCTCGTCGCACCATTTCTGCACCTCGGAGTCGAGCTGGTCGTGCGGCACCACCGTGTTCACCAGCCCCATTGCCAGTGCCTCGGCAGCCGGGTAGCGGCGGCACAGGTACCAGATCTCGCGCGCCTTCTTCTCGCCGACCACGCGCGCCAGGAACGCGGTGCCGTAGCCCGGATCGACCGAGCCTACTTTGGGGCCGGCCTGGGCGAACACCGCCCTCTCGGAAGCAATGGTGAAGTCGCAGATGGTGCAGATGACGTTGCCGCCGCCGACGGCGTAGCCCTGCACGCGCGCAATTACCGGCTTGGGCACGTCGCGAATCGCGTTGTGCAGCTCTTCCATCGGCAGGCCGATGGTGCCGCGGCCGTCGTACTGGCCTTCGTGTGCCGACTGGTCGCCGCCGGTGCAAAAGGCCTTCTCTCCGGCGCCGGCCAGCACGATCACACCAATGTCGCGCGCGTAGCCGGCCTTGTTGATGGCGTGGATCAGCTCGTCGCAGGTGCGCCCGCGAAATGCGTTCATCTTGTCGGGCCGGTTGATGGTGATCCAGGCGGCGCCTTTGCGCACTTCATAGAGGATGTCTTCGTAGTTCATGGTGTGGTCCTTAAGGGAGTTGGTGGGGTGAGTGAGCCTGTTTGCGTTCAGCCATTCATCGTCAGTCCGCCCGACACGCTGAGCACCTGGCCGGTGACGTAGGCGGCGTCGTCGCTGGCGAAGAAAAGGATGGCACCGGGCAGATCGTCCGGCTGGCCGATGCGCCCGAGCGGAATGGAGCGCGTGAAGGCTTCCATCAGCTTTTCGGGGTTGCCCGCGCCTGACCGGTAGTCGGCGAACAGCGCGGTGTCGGTCGGACCCGGGCAGACCACGTTCACGGTGATGTCGTGGCGCGCATGCTCGCGGGCGATGGTCTTGGAGAACGACACGAGGCCGCCCTTGCAGGCCGCGTAAACCGCTTCCCCGGAGGAGCCGACACGCGCCGCATCGGAGGCGATGTTGACGATCCGCCCACTCTTGCGCGCCGCCATGCCGGGCAGCACCGCGTGGTGCATGAGTAGCGCACCCGTCAGGTTGATCGCGATCAGCTTGTCCCACTGCGCCGGCTCGGTCTTGGTGAACGGCTTGAACACGTCCCAGCCGGCGTTGTTGACCAGCACGTCGATGGCGCCGAGCGTCTTCTCGGTCTCGGCGACCGCGGCGTCGACGCTGGCACGGTCGGTGATGTCGCAGCGGAAGGCCTGCGCGCGCCCGCCGTCGGCGCGGATCGCGGCGGCGACCTTCTCGCCGGCCTCGTGGTTGAGGTCGAACACGGCGACCTTCGCGCCCTCGGCGCCGAAGCGGCGGCAGGTGGCGCCGCCAATGCCGCCGCCACCCCCGGTGACGACCACGGTCTTGTCCTGAAAGCGTTGCATCATGTTCCTTTCGGCGGGGTTGGTGGCGAAGCGATGGGTTGCTTGCCGGAGCTATTTAAGTCAATATATTGTCGTAATTGTAGTTGCGTGCGACTTCGCATGCAAGCACAATTTTGCGTCGATTCATTATGGAAAACCCTATGTCATCACAAGAAGAAGTGAAGATCGAACTGGCCAACCGGCTCTTCTTCCGGCTCTATCAGTGCGCAAATATGTTGCATAAAACAGGCTCGCGAGCCGTCGAGGCCGAGGGCCTGACGACGCAGCAGTGGGCGGTGCTGGGGGCGCTGTCGCGCGCGAAGGCCGAGGGCGGCATGAGCATCGGCGAGCTGGCCAAGTACCTGATGGTGAGCCGCCAGAACCTGTCCGGGCTGATCAGCCGCATGGAGCGCGACGGGCATGTGACGATCGCGCCCGACGAGCAGGACCGCCGCTCGCGCGTGGTCACGATGACCCCGTCAGGGCGCCATGTCTGGCAGCAGCTGGCGCAGCCGAAGATCCGCGCCTACTACGAAGAGATCCTGGGCGACTTCTCGATCAACGACGTCACCCACACGCTGCATTACCTGCTCAAGATGCTCGAGAACATGCAGCGGCTGGATCAGGCCTGGGTCGGATCTCCCGACGAGGATGGTGGGCCTGCTTAGCGTTGCACCCCGCGGAGCGGGAGGATCGCCATGGAGCGCCTTTACGGGCCTGCGGCACCATCTTAGATCCTGCCAAGCGAGCTCTTCTACGCGTCACCGATGGTATGGCGAGCGTCCGCGATCGGCTGGCGCAAAGAAGGGCAGATTCTGGCCGGCTGCGAGAGTCCACGGCGTCGCCATAAAGCGATCGCTGGGCCACCGAATGTGACCGTCTGCATCAGTCCGGAGCCGGCAAGGTAGCGCTGTCGCTCGTGACATTGCTGTGGGCGACCAATCCTCCCGATGAGCCTTCAGCCGCGCCACACGCCACTGCAGCGCCAGAGACGGTGCACGGTTCAATGCGCAAACAGTGTGGCGACCATAGCGTCACGCATACCGTCAGATCACTTCACATCTTTGCAGCAGACACGCCCCAAAAGTCCTTATTACTCAACGAACTTGGATTCGTCGACGCTGATTTTCGAATCATCACCGAGACTCAGAATTTGCTGATGTCAAAGGATCTTTTTACTACCCCTACTCCCACTCGATCGTCGCCGGCGGCTTCGAGCTGACGTCGTAGGTCACGCGGTTGATGCCGCGCACCTCGTTGATGATGCGGCTGGACACTTTCTTCAGCAGTGCGTACGGCAGTTCGGCCCAGTCGGCGGTCATGAAGTCGCTGGTCTGCACCGCGCGCAGCGCAACCACGTAGTCGTAGGTGCGGCCATCGCCCATCACGCCGACGCTTTTCACCGGCAGGAACACCGCGAATGCCTGGCTGGTGAGCTCGTACCAGGCCTTGCCGCTGGCGTCGTCGCGGTGGTTGCGCAGTTCCTCGATGAAGATCGCATCGGCCCGGCGCAACAGGTCCGCATATTCGGGTTTGACTTCACCAAGGATGCGCACGCCCAGCCCCGGCCCCGGGAACGGGTGGCGGTACACCATGTCGTGCGGCAGGCCCAGCGCCTCGCCGAGCTCTCGCACCTCGTCCTTGAACAGGTCGCGCAGCGGCTCGAGTAATTTCAGGCCCAGCGCCTCGGGTAGCCCGCCGACGTTGTGGTGGCTCTTGATCGTCACCGCTTTCTTCGACTGAGCCGCGCCGGACTCGATCACGTCCGGATAAATCGTCCCCTGCGCAAGAAAGGTTGCTCCTTTTTTGCTAGCACCCGACGCAATCAGTTTCTGGGCTTCAGCGCGAAACACATCGACAAACAGGCGGCCGATGGTCTTGCGCTTGGCTTCCGGGTCGCTGATGCCGGCCAGTTCGCGCATGAACAGTTCCGCGGCGTCGACCCGCAGCACGCGCGCGTGCAGCCGGTCGGCGAACATGCGCATCACCATGTCGCCCTCGTTCAGCCGCAGCAGGCCGTGGTCGACGAACACACAGGTCAGCTTGTCGCCGATCGCGCGGTGGATCAACGCGGCCGCGACGCTCGAGTCGACGCCGCCCGACAAACCCAGGATCACCTCCTCGTCGCCGACCTGTCGGCGGATGGCATCGACGGCTTCGACGATGTGGTCCTTCATCACCCAGTCGGGCCTTGCGCCGCAGATGCTCAGGGCAAAGCGCTCCAGCATCACCCGACCCTGCCGCGTGTGCGTGACCTCCGGATGAAACTGCACCGCGTAGAAGCGCCGCTCCTCGTCGGCCATGCCGGCGATCGGGCAACCGTCGGTACTGGCCATCAGCCTGAAGCCCGGCGGCAGTTCGGTGACCTTGTCGCCATGGCTCATCCAGACCGCGAGCATGCCGTGGCCGTCGGCCGTGGTGCGATCGGCGAGGCCGTCGAGCAGCCGGGTGTGGCCACGCGCGCGCACCTCGGCGTAGCCGAATTCACGCTGGTGCCCGCCCTCGACCTTGCCGCCGAGCTGCTGTGCCATGGTCTGCATGCCATAGCAGATGCCGAGCACCGGCAGGCCGAGCTCGAACACCGCCTGCGGCGCGCGATCGGTCGATTCCTCGTACACGCTGGCATGGCTGCCGGACAGGATCACGCCGCGCAGCCGGCCATCGGCGGCGTAATCGCGCACCCAGGCGTCGGACACATCACAAGGGTGGACCTCGCAGTACACATGGGCCTCGCGCACGCGCCGCGCAATCAGCTGCGTGACCTGGGAGCCGAAATCAAGGATCAAAATCTTGTCGTGTTGCATGAATTTCGTGCGAGAACATTAGCGATGAAAAGGCGGCCTTTCAGTCCGGCACGGCCCAGTTCGGGGAACACCGCGGAGCCGGCTCCGCCGGTCCGTCGGTGTTGCCCCCGCGAGGGGGAAGGCGAAAGCGACACGAAGTGCGCGAAGCCTGGGGGCGGACTCAGTCAGCCCGATAGTTCGGCGCTTCCTTCGTGATCTGCACGTCGTGCACGTGGCTCTCGCGGATACCGGCGGCGGTGATCTCTACGAATTCGGCGCGCTCGCGCAATTCGTCGACGCCGGCGCAGCCGCAGTAGCCCATCGCAGCGCGCACGCCGCCCGCCATCTGGAAGATGATCGCGACCACCGAACCCTTGTACGGC
This genomic interval from Burkholderiaceae bacterium contains the following:
- a CDS encoding Acetyl-CoA synthetase, translated to MQVDNSTSSGIVWRPDAAMVEQANLTRFMRALGVDSFEALNERASQDPAWFHDALIRFLDYRFERPYERVLDLGEGKPFAHWCVGGETNVVINCLDRRRGTEAYEQTALVWEGEDGVVTTWTFADLDRETCRLAWSLRSLGLGRGDVVGMYLPNLPHAAAAMLAVAKIGAIVLPMFSGFGADAITQRLTDGRAVAVITVDASLRRGKPVGAKPVVDQAVAQCPGVRHVVVLNHLKTQYTERDWMPGRDHDWQEMTAGAPGDVAAVPTESMPADDPFLLMFTSGTSGKPKGVVHSHCGFPIKTALDLSICMDLKAGDRFLWMSDMGWLVGPMLVFGGLLVGATVVLAEGAPNYPQPDRLWRLVERHRISYLGLAPTIARLSMQLPDATLAERDLSSLRVMISTGEPWTPEAWHWTFERIGKGRVPLLNFSGGTEMGGILTGTVIHPLKPCAFAGAVPGTGADVVDANSGESVAVGVTGELVMRTPTIGLTRGLWHDRQRYLDSYWSRLPDLWVHGDFASRDIDGMWYVHGRSDDTLKIAGKRTGPSEIEALLMATGLLEDAVTIGVPDPIKGTAVVCLCVARPKTDQESAVKILSAAVTAGLGGAFKPADVVFVPDLPRTRNMKLMRRVVRSAWLGEDAGDLSTLVNPEAVQAIRDARR
- a CDS encoding Glutaryl-CoA dehydrogenase, with amino-acid sequence MASSRNTFSWDDPLSLRAQLSADERAVQDAAHTYCQEKLLPRVQQAFRNEQTDPAIFREMGALGLLGPTIPEQYGGAGLNYVSYGLIAREVERVDSGYRSMMSVQSSLVMVPIHSFGTAATKQKYLPKLATGEWIGCFGLTEPNHGSDPGSMITRAKKVQGGYSLSGSKMWISNSPIADVFVVWAKDEGGQIRGFVLDKGAKGLSAPAIHGKVGLRASITGEVVMDEVFCPEENAFPEVRGLKGPFTCLNSARYGIAWGALGAAEDCYQRARQYVLDRKQFGRPLAANQLIQKKLADMLTEITLGLQGCLRLGRMKDEGQAAVELTSIVKRNSCGKSLDIARTARDMMGGNGISDEFGVARHLVNLEVVNTYEGTHDVHALILGRAITGIAAFN
- a CDS encoding Acyl-CoA dehydrogenase, with product MALDDESFDILLSTVQRFVREQLVPAENHLEEHDEVPPELVEAMKELGLFGLTVPEEFGGIGLSVSQEVQVNFELGRTAPAFRSVFGTNIGIGSQGILMDGTPEQKADYLPRVASGALVMSFALTEPDAGSDAAALKTSAKLVTGADGDHYVLNGTKRFITNAPRAGAFTLMARTGGPGASGVSAFIVPADLPGIKLGKKDKKMGQRGTMTCDVILENVRVPAADIIGGVPGQGFKTAMKVLDRGRLNISAVACGIAQRVLDESARYARERKQFGKRLGEFQLIQAMLADSQAELLAGWALVREVAHRFDQKPAHVSDPDVSMRVSCAKLFCTEMAGRVADRGVQVHGGSGYINEYPVERFYRDVRLLRLYEGTTQIQQIIVGRELMNQD
- a CDS encoding 2-ketocyclohexanecarboxyl-CoA hydrolase, encoding MNYEDILYEVRKGAAWITINRPDKMNAFRGRTCDELIHAINKAGYARDIGVIVLAGAGEKAFCTGGDQSAHEGQYDGRGTIGLPMEELHNAIRDVPKPVIARVQGYAVGGGNVICTICDFTIASERAVFAQAGPKVGSVDPGYGTAFLARVVGEKKAREIWYLCRRYPAAEALAMGLVNTVVPHDQLDSEVQKWCDEIMEKSPTALAIAKRSFNMDTAHQAGIAGMGMYALKLYYDTDESREGVKAFQEKRKPEFRKYAK
- a CDS encoding 2-hydroxycyclohexanecarboxyl-CoA dehydrogenase: MQRFQDKTVVVTGGGGGIGGATCRRFGAEGAKVAVFDLNHEAGEKVAAAIRADGGRAQAFRCDITDRASVDAAVAETEKTLGAIDVLVNNAGWDVFKPFTKTEPAQWDKLIAINLTGALLMHHAVLPGMAARKSGRIVNIASDAARVGSSGEAVYAACKGGLVSFSKTIAREHARHDITVNVVCPGPTDTALFADYRSGAGNPEKLMEAFTRSIPLGRIGQPDDLPGAILFFASDDAAYVTGQVLSVSGGLTMNG
- a CDS encoding Benzoate anaerobic degradation transcriptional regulator BadR, MarR family, translated to MSSQEEVKIELANRLFFRLYQCANMLHKTGSRAVEAEGLTTQQWAVLGALSRAKAEGGMSIGELAKYLMVSRQNLSGLISRMERDGHVTIAPDEQDRRSRVVTMTPSGRHVWQQLAQPKIRAYYEEILGDFSINDVTHTLHYLLKMLENMQRLDQAWVGSPDEDGGPA
- a CDS encoding GMP synthase [glutamine-hydrolyzing] — encoded protein: MQHDKILILDFGSQVTQLIARRVREAHVYCEVHPCDVSDAWVRDYAADGRLRGVILSGSHASVYEESTDRAPQAVFELGLPVLGICYGMQTMAQQLGGKVEGGHQREFGYAEVRARGHTRLLDGLADRTTADGHGMLAVWMSHGDKVTELPPGFRLMASTDGCPIAGMADEERRFYAVQFHPEVTHTRQGRVMLERFALSICGARPDWVMKDHIVEAVDAIRRQVGDEEVILGLSGGVDSSVAAALIHRAIGDKLTCVFVDHGLLRLNEGDMVMRMFADRLHARVLRVDAAELFMRELAGISDPEAKRKTIGRLFVDVFRAEAQKLIASGASKKGATFLAQGTIYPDVIESGAAQSKKAVTIKSHHNVGGLPEALGLKLLEPLRDLFKDEVRELGEALGLPHDMVYRHPFPGPGLGVRILGEVKPEYADLLRRADAIFIEELRNHRDDASGKAWYELTSQAFAVFLPVKSVGVMGDGRTYDYVVALRAVQTSDFMTADWAELPYALLKKVSSRIINEVRGINRVTYDVSSKPPATIEWE